Proteins encoded in a region of the Oncorhynchus gorbuscha isolate QuinsamMale2020 ecotype Even-year linkage group LG16, OgorEven_v1.0, whole genome shotgun sequence genome:
- the LOC123999008 gene encoding zinc finger and SCAN domain-containing protein 31-like — MAKIQLLRMFLNQRLTAAAEEIFGAVEKTISEYQEEVYRSKEENGRLQRQLDIVLKPQAIQLQRTDLQQLSLTVFEEEVPTKQQHCEQEWSPSLGQEDPEPTQIKEELEQHRTSQEEEFNNDFIIISSSDCVKNDYDQEEDSCQPSHLYQTQSEEYRQGASLTSTSTEPIKTEPDGEGYMTLEPTREPQPLSAVNPVCSPTPYREVVNEEEKEPWIRFTPLKSKKAQKITSHSSGMWKKGRKSTESSHMNPHSQSLTTPCWCGVCGNKCNSVSFLIKHTREHTEDIGLDCLCGVCGKHFESKEILIEHLQTHMKNLFCHLCGQCFNWTSNLKRHMMIHTGERPHRCSDCGKGFRSSDCLTKHRRIHTGDKPFPCPVCHRGFNRRDNLKVHMRVHTGERPYMCSECYKCFATLTSLNKHQTMHNEERPYVCTDCGTRFKALESQRRHMKSVHNKKENTT; from the exons ATGGCTAAAATACAGTTGTTGAGAATGTTTCTCAACCAGCGTTTAACAGCAGCGGCTGAGGAGATATTTGGGGCTGTTGAGAAAACGATATCAGAGTACCAGGAAGAAGTGTATCGTTCAAAAGAGGAGAACGGCCGTCTACAGAGGCAGCTTGATATCGTTCTCAAACCACAAGCGATACAATTACAAAGGACAG ACCTCCAGcagctctctctcactgtcttcgAAGAGGAGGTTCCCACTAAGCAGCAACACTGTGAGCAGGAATGGAGCCCCAGTCTGGGGCAAGAAGACCCAGAGCCCACTCAAATTAAGGAGGAACTGGAGCAACATAGGACCAGTCAGGAGGAAGAGTTTAATAATGACTTTATCATAATTAGCTCTAGTGACTGTGTGAAAAATGACTATGATCAGGAAGAGGACTCATGTCAGCCCTCACATCTTTACCAAACCCAAAGTGAGGAATATAGACAGGGAGCCTCTCTAACAAGCACTTCAACTGAACCGATCAAAACAGAACCTGATGGAGAGGGCTACATGACATTAGAACCAACCAGGGAGCCTCAGCCCCTCTCTGCAGTAAATCCGGTCTGTTCTCCAACCCCATACAGGGAAGTTGTCAATGAAGAGGAAAAAGAACCTTGGATTAGGTTTACACCACTCAAATCAAAGAAAGCACAGAAAATAACAAGCCATAGCTCCGGTATGTGGAAAAAAGGAAGGAAATCCACAGAGTCATCCCATATGAACCCACACAGTCAAAGCCTTACTACTCCCtgttggtgtggtgtgtgtggaaaTAAATGTAACTCTGTGAGTTTTTTAATAAAACATACACGAGAACACACAGAGGATATAGGCCTAGATTGCCTTTGCGGTGTCTGTGGAAAACACTTTGAGTCCAAAGAAATTCTGATTGAGCATCTCCAAACTCACATGAAAAATCTTTTTTGTCACTTATGTGGTCAATGTTTCAACTGGACTAGTAATCTGAAAAGACACATGATGATTCACACAGGGGAAAGACCCCATCGGTGCAGTGACTGTGGCAAAGGCTTCAGGTCGAGTGATTGTCTGACAAAGCATAGGAGGATTCACACAGGGGACAAACCGTTTCCTTGCCCGGTTTGCCACCGTGGTTTTAACAGACGAGATAACCTGAAAGTGCATATGAGAGTTCACACAGGGGAGAGACCGTATATGTGTTCTGAATGCTATAAATGTTTTGCAACGTTAACGTCACTGAATAAGCACCAGACAATGCACAATGAGGAACGACCGTATGTGTGCACCGATTGCGGTACCCGCTTCAAAGCGCTTGAATCCCAAAGAAGGCACATGAAGAGTGTTCACAACAAGAAGGAGAATACAACATGA